The following proteins are co-located in the Brachybacterium sacelli genome:
- a CDS encoding MFS transporter produces the protein MSTSPSPQNPPPADETAPTRAIAVGGLLAVLAVGLVALNLRPGATSVGPLMADVVAAYGKGAIASGLLTALPCLAFGVLGFLAVPISRRLGLTGTVVASFVLVTVGLLLRPAAEGFGAFLALSLLVLVGPALGNVVVPAWIKQHGGSRTVGLMTLYSVVLAVGGSAGAALAVPLAGAAADGWRDSLQFWGLLAVIPVIVWAVVLTRAGHDFPPAPPSGDLPGSLLRSRTALALTIMFGLQSTNAYTQFGMLPQILTSSGLSASRAGITVAVISGWGIVGGLVMPTVIARFRRLPWLVGSFGLLTTTGYLGFWLAPSASPLLWACILGIGGFAFPTAIALIPARSRSARVTARLSGMAQPCGYVLAAIGPIVAGTLLDATGSIPLVLGFLALSGLALAVFGYRAALPRVVDDELTA, from the coding sequence GTGAGCACCAGCCCGAGCCCGCAGAACCCGCCCCCGGCGGACGAGACCGCGCCGACGCGCGCCATCGCCGTCGGCGGGCTGCTCGCGGTCCTCGCCGTCGGTCTCGTCGCGCTGAACCTGCGCCCCGGTGCGACCAGTGTCGGCCCCCTCATGGCGGACGTCGTCGCCGCCTACGGCAAGGGGGCGATCGCCTCCGGGCTGCTGACCGCCCTGCCCTGCCTCGCCTTCGGTGTGCTCGGCTTCCTCGCCGTCCCGATCTCGCGCCGGCTGGGCCTGACCGGCACCGTCGTCGCCTCCTTCGTGCTGGTCACCGTCGGGCTGCTGCTGCGGCCCGCCGCCGAGGGATTCGGGGCGTTCCTGGCCCTGTCCCTGCTGGTCCTCGTCGGCCCCGCGCTCGGCAACGTGGTGGTGCCCGCCTGGATCAAGCAGCACGGCGGCTCGCGCACCGTCGGCCTGATGACCCTGTACAGCGTGGTCCTCGCGGTCGGGGGATCCGCCGGAGCGGCTCTGGCCGTGCCCCTGGCAGGGGCCGCGGCCGACGGCTGGCGCGACTCGCTCCAGTTCTGGGGCCTGCTCGCCGTGATCCCCGTCATCGTCTGGGCGGTGGTGCTCACTCGTGCCGGGCACGACTTCCCGCCGGCCCCGCCCAGCGGCGATCTGCCCGGCTCGCTGCTGCGCTCGCGCACGGCGCTCGCACTGACGATCATGTTCGGCCTGCAGTCCACGAACGCGTACACCCAATTCGGCATGCTCCCGCAGATCCTCACCTCCTCCGGGCTCTCGGCCTCACGGGCCGGGATCACCGTGGCCGTGATCTCCGGCTGGGGCATCGTCGGCGGGCTCGTCATGCCCACCGTCATCGCCCGCTTCCGTCGCCTGCCCTGGCTGGTGGGCAGCTTCGGCCTGCTCACCACCACCGGCTACCTGGGCTTCTGGCTGGCGCCCTCGGCGAGCCCCCTGCTGTGGGCCTGCATCCTGGGGATCGGCGGCTTCGCCTTCCCCACCGCGATCGCCCTGATCCCCGCCCGCAGCCGCTCGGCCCGGGTGACCGCCCGCCTGTCCGGCATGGCCCAGCCGTGCGGATACGTGCTCGCCGCGATCGGCCCGATCGTCGCCGGCACCCTGCTGGATGCCACCGGGTCGATCCCGCTGGTGCTCGGCTTCCTAGCCCTGAGCGGGCTGGCCCTGGCCGTCTTCGGCTACCGGGCGGCGCTGCCGCGGGTGGTCGACGACGAACTGACCGCCTGA
- a CDS encoding alpha/beta hydrolase: MSIVRTLRILASQRPTLPPRAVAAPSRVERRRPGSIPVTWIDRHLAGTATIVHLHGGAYVAGETKVHWEWLEEVGRRSGAATAMIHYRLAPTYPYPAAIEDVLRAIDTMAQDSQLRPGSWVLSGDSSGAGLALAVTQSLARAGRDTPALLLLESLWADLRPQIDAQGFLGTAARLYAGSVPVENPRLSPLLGDLGSLPPVHLVTGSEDMVVEDSRRLHAGITEAGGTVRYLEVPGEGHMVAVAGEGPAAQAARRTQIEAIHDAVAITAAT, encoded by the coding sequence ATGAGCATCGTCCGCACGCTGCGCATCCTGGCCTCCCAGCGCCCCACCCTGCCGCCCCGTGCCGTGGCGGCCCCGAGCAGGGTGGAGCGCCGCCGGCCCGGGAGCATCCCGGTGACCTGGATCGACCGCCATCTCGCGGGGACCGCCACGATCGTGCACCTGCACGGCGGTGCCTACGTGGCGGGGGAGACGAAGGTCCACTGGGAGTGGCTCGAAGAGGTGGGCCGACGCTCCGGCGCCGCCACCGCGATGATCCACTACCGGCTGGCTCCGACGTATCCCTATCCCGCGGCGATCGAGGACGTCCTGCGAGCGATCGACACGATGGCCCAGGACTCGCAGCTGCGCCCCGGCAGCTGGGTGCTCTCCGGGGACAGCTCGGGGGCCGGCCTCGCGCTCGCCGTGACCCAGTCCCTCGCCCGCGCCGGCAGGGACACCCCCGCCCTGCTCCTGCTCGAGTCCCTGTGGGCGGACCTGCGCCCGCAGATCGACGCGCAGGGGTTCCTGGGCACGGCGGCCCGCCTCTACGCCGGCTCCGTCCCGGTCGAGAACCCGCGCCTCAGCCCGCTGCTCGGGGACCTCGGCTCCCTGCCGCCGGTGCACCTGGTCACCGGAAGCGAGGACATGGTGGTCGAGGATTCCCGCCGGCTGCACGCCGGCATCACCGAGGCCGGCGGCACCGTCCGATATCTCGAGGTCCCCGGGGAGGGGCACATGGTCGCGGTCGCGGGCGAGGGCCCGGCCGCGCAGGCCGCCCGCCGCACGCAGATCGAAGCGATCCACGACGCCGTCGCGATCACGGCGGCGACCTGA
- a CDS encoding SWIM zinc finger family protein, whose translation MSIRLLSRRGAIGKSWHAVALRDAAERLLGVGRAGSGKADARAGRVQWLDVTTGVARGDVLDADGELYRARLDLPAFPSDDREEFLRIARARPELPARLAGGDYPEEFERELAGSELSLLPRGAAELSHDCSCLDWPGPCRHVAALVYVLVETVDDKPVHLLTLRGLTLEDLVAPREAASPRRAEPGEEHDGGAADGSGEANGDPSDPVPAPYDPTRTDPALLAEVIGADPARIIARFYGSAAAGDTQTDVG comes from the coding sequence ATGAGCATCCGGCTTCTCTCGCGACGCGGCGCGATCGGGAAGAGCTGGCACGCGGTCGCCCTGCGCGACGCCGCCGAACGGCTGCTCGGGGTGGGGCGCGCCGGCAGCGGGAAGGCCGACGCCCGCGCCGGCCGCGTGCAGTGGCTCGACGTCACCACGGGGGTCGCTCGTGGTGACGTCCTCGATGCCGACGGCGAGCTCTATCGGGCCCGGCTGGACCTTCCCGCCTTCCCGTCGGACGATCGTGAGGAGTTCCTGCGCATCGCGCGCGCCCGCCCCGAGTTGCCCGCACGGCTCGCGGGCGGCGACTATCCCGAGGAGTTCGAGCGGGAACTGGCCGGCTCCGAGCTCTCGCTGCTGCCGCGAGGAGCCGCGGAGCTGTCCCACGACTGCTCGTGCCTGGACTGGCCCGGTCCCTGCCGTCACGTCGCGGCACTGGTGTACGTGCTGGTCGAGACGGTCGACGACAAGCCCGTCCACCTGCTGACCCTGCGGGGGCTGACGCTCGAGGACCTGGTCGCTCCGAGGGAGGCGGCCTCTCCGCGGCGCGCAGAGCCCGGCGAGGAGCACGACGGCGGCGCGGCGGACGGCAGCGGGGAAGCGAACGGCGATCCCTCGGACCCGGTCCCCGCCCCCTACGACCCCACCCGCACCGACCCGGCGCTGCTGGCCGAGGTGATCGGCGCGGACCCGGCCCGGATCATCGCGAGGTTCTACGGGTCCGCCGCCGCAGGCGACACGCAGACTGATGTGGGGTAG
- a CDS encoding serine hydrolase domain-containing protein, giving the protein MSSTPAAPATLPESTRAEISALFSDAVYGHRTAGVTWAVVGGHAHDQAVLHHGAAGQRELDAGESAAGSAPMDRATISRIASMTKSFTAATLLALRDEGRLRLDDPVARYVPEAGAAFDTAADDPEITLRDLLTMGAGLVTDNPWGDRQESLTREEFAALLAGGLGHTRRPDTGFEYSNTGYALLGRVIDEVTGSDYTTQIRRRFLEPLGMVDTAFDTEALDRARLATGHRIGDRTDATRFEPVPLDHPGVYGAMAGLFSTVDDVAAWVRFLAAADAPDSAARDQALLSTTSRREMQQLRRHHALPALPVGEDGTSPGFDRIRGYGYGLVIEHFPDLGEVISHSGGYPGYGSFMVWHRASGVGVVALANSKYAPATPLSLQTLRILQREVPGLLEGPEKRAAPRTLAAASAALTWLRTDDDAVADAWFADNMDLDTSRDERQRRLDSALHAAGLDRSALDYVRAEAATVISPAQLRWRIPGRGEGSPSLRIDLLMDPRREALIQSLDTTAVAAA; this is encoded by the coding sequence ATGTCCAGCACGCCTGCCGCTCCCGCCACCCTGCCCGAGTCCACCCGCGCCGAGATCAGCGCACTGTTCTCCGACGCCGTCTACGGCCACCGCACCGCGGGGGTCACCTGGGCCGTCGTCGGCGGGCACGCCCACGACCAGGCCGTGCTCCATCACGGCGCGGCCGGGCAGCGCGAGCTCGACGCGGGAGAGTCCGCGGCGGGCTCGGCCCCCATGGACCGGGCCACGATCTCCCGGATCGCCTCGATGACGAAGTCCTTCACCGCTGCGACGCTGCTGGCCCTGCGCGATGAGGGCAGGCTGCGGCTGGATGATCCCGTGGCCCGCTACGTGCCCGAAGCGGGGGCAGCCTTCGACACCGCGGCCGATGATCCCGAGATCACCCTGCGCGATCTGCTGACCATGGGCGCCGGCCTGGTCACGGACAATCCCTGGGGAGACCGCCAGGAGTCCCTCACCCGCGAGGAGTTCGCCGCCCTGCTCGCCGGCGGGCTCGGCCACACCCGCCGCCCCGATACCGGCTTCGAGTACTCCAACACCGGGTACGCGCTGCTGGGCCGGGTGATCGACGAGGTCACGGGCTCGGACTACACCACGCAGATCCGTCGGCGGTTCCTCGAGCCGCTCGGCATGGTCGACACGGCCTTCGACACCGAGGCGCTGGACCGCGCGCGCCTGGCCACCGGGCACCGGATCGGCGATCGCACCGATGCGACGCGCTTCGAGCCGGTGCCGCTGGACCACCCTGGCGTGTACGGCGCGATGGCCGGCCTGTTCTCCACGGTCGACGACGTCGCGGCCTGGGTGCGCTTCCTCGCCGCCGCCGACGCCCCCGACTCCGCCGCACGCGACCAGGCGCTGCTGTCGACCACCTCCCGCCGCGAGATGCAGCAGCTGCGACGCCACCACGCGCTGCCCGCCCTGCCGGTCGGCGAGGACGGCACCTCCCCCGGCTTCGACCGCATCCGCGGCTACGGCTACGGCCTGGTCATCGAGCACTTCCCGGACCTCGGAGAGGTCATCTCCCACTCCGGCGGCTACCCCGGCTACGGCTCGTTCATGGTCTGGCACCGGGCCAGCGGCGTCGGGGTGGTGGCGCTGGCGAACTCGAAGTACGCCCCGGCCACGCCCCTGTCCCTGCAGACGCTGCGGATCCTGCAGCGGGAGGTCCCCGGGCTGCTCGAGGGGCCCGAGAAGCGGGCCGCGCCGCGCACCCTCGCGGCCGCCTCGGCGGCGCTGACCTGGCTGCGCACGGACGACGACGCAGTGGCCGACGCCTGGTTCGCCGACAACATGGATCTCGACACCTCGCGGGATGAGCGCCAGCGGCGCCTGGACTCGGCGCTCCACGCCGCCGGGCTGGATCGGTCCGCGCTGGATTACGTGCGCGCCGAGGCGGCGACGGTGATCAGCCCGGCGCAGCTGCGCTGGCGCATCCCGGGCCGCGGCGAGGGCTCCCCGTCGCTGCGGATCGACCTGCTGATGGACCCGCGACGCGAGGCCCTCATCCAGTCCCTGGACACCACGGCGGTCGCCGCCGCCTGA
- a CDS encoding MBL fold metallo-hydrolase, with translation MLLERLFDTDLAQASYLIASTDAGRAVVVDPRRDVQDYLDLAAKHGLRITDVTETHIHADYLSGTRELAAATGATIHVSGHGGTDWSYGYDAHVLHDGDEIVLGEVRLRALFTPGHTPEHLSYLITDGGVTDEPGYLLSGDFVFAGDLGRPDLLDEVAGGEDTREDSARAMFASLRDRFVTLPDHLLVFPGHGAGSACGKSLGAVPSTTVGYEKRFAWWAPLVAGDDEDAFVDRLLHGQPEAHAYFARMKRQNRDGPAVRGPAAPPAQLDPAAAAERLADGRAVLLDTRGLEDVRRGAVAGALTVPAATNRSTYAAWSYDPERESTPLILLARDAAQAEELRDNLLRVGIDTVDGYITSVEGLASFVPGTVAPADLAAHEHDLVLDVRGREEHASGAVPGSQQLHGGRALWELSALPAGGRIVVYCQSGLRAGVVSSALRRAGYDITELEGSYAGWAQWAGAGR, from the coding sequence GTGCTGCTCGAACGCCTCTTCGACACCGACCTGGCGCAGGCCAGCTACCTCATCGCCTCGACGGACGCGGGCCGCGCCGTCGTCGTCGACCCCCGTCGCGACGTGCAGGACTACCTCGACCTCGCCGCGAAGCACGGGCTGAGGATCACCGACGTCACCGAGACCCACATCCACGCCGACTACCTCTCCGGCACCCGGGAGCTCGCCGCCGCCACCGGCGCCACGATCCACGTCTCCGGGCACGGCGGGACCGACTGGTCCTACGGCTACGACGCGCACGTGCTGCACGACGGGGACGAGATCGTCCTCGGCGAGGTGCGCCTGCGCGCCCTGTTCACGCCCGGGCACACCCCCGAGCACCTGAGCTACCTGATCACCGACGGCGGCGTCACCGATGAACCCGGCTACCTGCTCTCGGGCGACTTCGTCTTCGCCGGCGACCTGGGCCGGCCCGACCTGCTCGACGAGGTCGCCGGCGGCGAGGACACCCGCGAGGACTCGGCCCGCGCCATGTTCGCCTCCCTGCGCGACCGCTTCGTGACGCTGCCCGACCACCTGCTGGTCTTCCCCGGCCACGGGGCGGGCTCGGCCTGCGGGAAGTCCCTCGGCGCGGTGCCCTCCACCACCGTCGGCTACGAGAAGCGCTTCGCCTGGTGGGCGCCGCTGGTGGCGGGAGACGACGAGGACGCCTTCGTGGACCGTCTGCTGCACGGCCAACCCGAGGCCCACGCCTACTTCGCCCGGATGAAACGACAGAACCGCGACGGGCCCGCCGTGCGCGGCCCGGCCGCGCCGCCGGCCCAGCTCGACCCCGCAGCGGCCGCGGAACGACTGGCCGACGGACGGGCCGTGCTGCTGGACACCCGCGGCCTCGAGGACGTCCGCCGCGGCGCCGTGGCCGGGGCGCTGACCGTTCCCGCCGCCACCAACCGCTCCACCTACGCCGCCTGGAGCTACGACCCCGAGCGCGAGTCCACCCCGCTGATCCTGCTGGCCCGCGACGCGGCGCAGGCCGAGGAGCTGCGGGACAACCTGCTGCGGGTCGGGATCGACACGGTCGACGGCTACATCACCTCCGTCGAGGGCCTCGCGTCCTTCGTGCCCGGGACCGTCGCTCCCGCCGACCTCGCCGCGCACGAGCATGACCTGGTGCTCGACGTGCGCGGCCGCGAGGAGCACGCGAGCGGCGCGGTGCCGGGATCCCAGCAGCTGCACGGCGGGCGCGCCCTGTGGGAGCTGTCCGCCCTCCCCGCCGGCGGCCGCATCGTCGTCTACTGCCAGTCGGGCCTGCGCGCCGGGGTGGTCTCCTCCGCGCTGCGACGCGCCGGGTACGACATCACCGAGCTCGAGGGCAGCTACGCCGGCTGGGCGCAGTGGGCGGGGGCCGGCCGGTGA
- a CDS encoding solute carrier family 23 protein, translating into MTTASSALETPRTHPVDQVPPPARLTVLSIQHVLAFYAGAVIVPLLIASGLGLTAEQTIHLINADLFTCGIATLIQSVGFWKVGVRLPIIQGVTTTAVSPIIAIGLAATGGEGGVEGLPMIYGSIIVAGLFTFLVAPYFAKILHFFPPVVIGTVLTTMGITLLGVSAGDITNYAEGVPASRDILYALGTLGIIVLVQRFFRGFLGTIAVLLGLVIGTAVALLLGDTSFGGVTEASAFGVTTPFYFGVPTFSLTAIVSMIIVMLITMVETTGDVFAAGEIVGKRIRPKNISEAIRADGLSTLLGGVLNSFPYTCFAQNIGLVRLTRVKSRWVVAGAGVIMIVLGVLPKAGAVVEAIPSPVLGGASLALFASVALVGIQTLSKVDLTDNRNSVIVGTSLGLAMLVSFKPDIAGVFPAWAQVFVSSGVTVGALSAIVLNLVFFHLGSQRGSLVTTTAAGERIGIDAVGEMDRETFVTTFGSLFNGSTWPLERAWESRPFADAPALRAAIEDAVLTADRSEQDSLVASYPDMATLITADEEQAGAISQDVGSFALENLTDEDVAAVRDLSARYAEKFAMPFVAYLGRTDSFATIIAEGVRRLDHSPEHERRVALTEVAEIAGDRFGIMVADANPIGTAWARKFESLQ; encoded by the coding sequence ATGACGACCGCCTCCTCCGCGCTCGAGACGCCCCGCACCCATCCCGTGGATCAGGTGCCTCCCCCGGCCCGCCTCACCGTGCTGTCGATCCAGCACGTGCTGGCCTTCTACGCGGGTGCGGTGATCGTGCCGCTGCTGATCGCCTCAGGGCTGGGGCTGACGGCGGAGCAGACGATCCACCTCATCAACGCCGACCTGTTCACCTGTGGCATCGCGACGCTGATCCAGTCGGTGGGGTTCTGGAAGGTGGGCGTGCGCCTGCCGATCATCCAGGGCGTGACCACCACGGCGGTCAGCCCGATCATCGCGATCGGCCTGGCCGCGACGGGCGGCGAGGGCGGCGTCGAGGGCCTGCCGATGATCTACGGCTCGATCATCGTGGCGGGCCTGTTCACGTTCCTGGTCGCGCCGTACTTCGCGAAGATCCTGCACTTCTTCCCGCCGGTCGTGATCGGCACGGTGCTGACGACGATGGGCATCACGCTGCTGGGCGTCTCCGCCGGGGACATCACCAACTACGCCGAGGGCGTTCCCGCCAGCCGCGACATCCTCTACGCGCTCGGAACCCTCGGGATCATCGTGCTGGTGCAGCGGTTCTTCCGCGGCTTCCTGGGCACCATCGCCGTGCTGCTGGGGCTGGTGATCGGCACCGCCGTCGCGCTGCTGCTGGGCGACACCTCCTTCGGCGGGGTCACCGAGGCCTCGGCCTTCGGGGTGACCACGCCCTTCTACTTCGGCGTCCCCACCTTCTCCCTGACCGCGATCGTCTCGATGATCATCGTCATGCTGATCACCATGGTGGAGACCACCGGTGACGTCTTCGCCGCCGGCGAGATCGTCGGCAAGCGGATCCGCCCGAAGAACATCTCCGAGGCGATCAGGGCCGACGGTCTCTCCACCCTGCTGGGCGGCGTGCTGAACTCCTTCCCGTACACCTGCTTCGCGCAGAACATCGGCCTGGTGCGCCTGACCCGCGTGAAGTCGCGCTGGGTGGTCGCCGGGGCCGGCGTGATCATGATCGTGCTCGGCGTGCTGCCGAAGGCCGGCGCCGTGGTCGAGGCCATCCCCTCCCCCGTGCTCGGCGGCGCCTCGCTCGCGCTGTTCGCCTCGGTGGCGCTCGTCGGCATCCAGACCCTGTCCAAGGTGGATCTCACCGACAATCGCAACTCCGTCATCGTCGGCACCTCACTGGGCCTGGCGATGCTGGTCAGCTTCAAGCCGGACATCGCCGGGGTGTTCCCCGCCTGGGCACAGGTGTTCGTCTCCTCCGGGGTGACCGTCGGCGCACTCTCCGCGATCGTGCTGAACCTGGTGTTCTTCCACCTGGGGTCCCAGCGCGGCTCCCTGGTCACCACCACCGCGGCCGGCGAGCGCATCGGCATCGACGCGGTGGGCGAGATGGACCGCGAGACCTTCGTGACCACCTTCGGCTCCCTGTTCAACGGCTCCACCTGGCCGCTCGAACGTGCCTGGGAGTCCCGCCCCTTCGCCGACGCCCCGGCACTGCGCGCCGCCATCGAGGACGCGGTGCTCACCGCGGACCGCTCCGAACAGGACTCGCTGGTGGCCAGCTACCCGGACATGGCCACCCTGATCACCGCCGACGAGGAGCAGGCCGGCGCCATCAGTCAGGACGTGGGCTCCTTCGCGCTGGAGAACCTGACCGACGAGGACGTCGCGGCCGTGCGCGACCTCTCGGCCCGCTACGCCGAGAAGTTCGCCATGCCCTTCGTCGCCTACCTGGGCCGCACCGATTCCTTCGCCACGATCATCGCCGAGGGCGTGCGCCGGCTGGACCATTCCCCCGAGCACGAACGCCGCGTGGCCCTGACCGAGGTCGCCGAGATCGCCGGGGACCGCTTCGGGATCATGGTCGCCGACGCCAACCCCATCGGCACCGCCTGGGCGAGGAAGTTCGAGTCGCTGCAGTGA
- a CDS encoding serine/threonine protein kinase — MADVIVGRFALIDLIAKGGSGSVWRAWDSKTEELCAAKVLRQRDSADLMRFVREKGVSFDHPHLLTPHGWGAEDEHVVIAMPLVSGGTLESIVKKKGKLSEPAVVVILDQLLDGLAHVHSEGWIHRDVKPANIMFEPRGRAFPVSRLADFGIAVHESDVRFTHVGMVNGTPGYMAPELFSMAEPAPSHDLYAAGVVALVALNGQIKLHDGAFRPDELSQHLRGVTPKLSAVLRKLVAPQPDQRYEDAESVRRDLPRVPQGYPLTHADGAPLEFQDTLDPLPENAPGAVRPQRPAPQVAASSMEAIRSGQVQQGFSSGSPSPQTGPQWAQGVPGAQTTPQQASPQSTPQTFTAAPTGTFTGQGGPRNRSTLIAVGLGIGAAVVLGIIVAITLLVIFPRSSAASFDDGPPVSSIDTAFAEVAPGQECAERDEGVIALTPEGDYLSCARAADGTGYAFA; from the coding sequence ATGGCTGATGTGATCGTCGGGCGATTCGCCCTCATCGACCTGATCGCCAAGGGCGGTTCAGGGTCCGTGTGGCGCGCCTGGGACTCCAAGACCGAGGAGCTGTGCGCCGCTAAGGTGCTGCGCCAGCGCGACTCGGCAGACCTCATGCGCTTCGTGCGCGAGAAGGGGGTCAGCTTCGACCACCCCCATCTGCTCACGCCGCACGGCTGGGGCGCGGAGGACGAGCACGTCGTGATCGCGATGCCGCTGGTCTCCGGCGGCACTCTCGAGTCGATCGTGAAGAAGAAGGGCAAGCTCTCCGAGCCCGCGGTGGTGGTGATCCTCGACCAGCTGCTCGACGGCCTCGCGCACGTGCACTCCGAAGGGTGGATCCACCGGGACGTGAAGCCCGCGAACATCATGTTCGAGCCGCGGGGTCGGGCCTTCCCGGTCTCGCGCCTGGCGGACTTCGGCATCGCCGTGCACGAGTCCGACGTGCGCTTCACCCACGTCGGCATGGTCAACGGCACCCCCGGGTACATGGCTCCCGAGCTGTTCTCGATGGCGGAGCCCGCGCCCTCCCACGACCTCTACGCCGCAGGTGTGGTGGCCCTGGTCGCCCTGAACGGGCAGATCAAGCTGCACGACGGCGCCTTCCGGCCCGATGAGCTCTCCCAGCACCTGCGCGGGGTGACCCCGAAGCTGTCGGCGGTGCTTCGCAAGCTGGTCGCACCCCAGCCCGACCAGCGGTACGAGGACGCGGAGTCGGTGCGGCGGGACCTGCCCCGGGTGCCGCAGGGCTACCCGCTCACGCACGCCGACGGGGCTCCGCTCGAGTTCCAGGACACGCTGGACCCGCTGCCGGAGAACGCCCCCGGCGCCGTGAGGCCCCAGCGCCCCGCCCCGCAGGTCGCCGCCTCCTCGATGGAGGCGATCCGCTCCGGCCAGGTGCAACAGGGATTCTCCTCCGGATCGCCCTCGCCGCAGACCGGGCCGCAATGGGCCCAGGGCGTGCCGGGTGCGCAGACCACACCGCAGCAGGCCTCGCCGCAGTCCACCCCGCAGACCTTCACCGCTGCCCCGACCGGCACCTTCACCGGTCAGGGTGGGCCGCGGAACCGCAGCACGCTGATCGCGGTCGGCCTCGGCATCGGGGCGGCGGTGGTGCTCGGCATCATCGTGGCGATCACGCTGCTGGTGATCTTCCCGCGGAGCTCCGCGGCCTCCTTCGACGACGGCCCGCCGGTCAGCAGCATCGACACCGCCTTCGCCGAGGTCGCACCGGGGCAGGAGTGCGCCGAGCGGGACGAGGGGGTCATCGCCCTCACCCCCGAGGGTGATTACCTCTCCTGCGCCCGCGCCGCCGACGGCACCGGCTACGCCTTCGCCTGA